In Thauera aromatica K172, one DNA window encodes the following:
- a CDS encoding DUF5615 family PIN-like protein, producing MIFWLDAQLPPGLAPWLTETFGVEACSMRYLGLHSAEDAEIFDRARASDDVVLISKDSDFIELITQRGTPPRMLWVTCGNLTNRRLREVFERLFTDAVALLRAGESIVELGDA from the coding sequence ATGATCTTCTGGCTGGATGCCCAACTGCCACCCGGCCTGGCGCCGTGGCTTACCGAAACGTTCGGCGTGGAGGCCTGCTCGATGCGCTACCTCGGTCTGCACTCAGCCGAGGATGCAGAAATTTTCGATCGGGCGCGAGCCTCGGACGATGTCGTGTTGATCAGTAAGGACAGCGACTTCATCGAGCTGATCACACAACGGGGAACGCCCCCGCGGATGCTTTGGGTGACGTGCGGAAACCTGACGAACCGGCGCTTGCGGGAGGTTTTCGAGCGCCTGTTTACCGATGCGGTTGCGCTTTTGCGGGCAGGCGAATCCATCGTTGAACTGGGAGATGCGTGA
- a CDS encoding phosphonate ABC transporter ATP-binding protein, with translation MGFELEGVGLTHGNGFRALQRISLRAARGERVAVIGPSGAGKTSLIRLLGTALRPSEGRLEVLGANPWRLSAGALRRLRARIGTIHQSPPIPPRLRVVTAIHAGRLGRWPAWKSLLSLLYPVDIAGAQAALARFDLADRLFERCDRLSGGQLQRVGIARVLYQQPDLILADEPVSALDPALADAALGELVAASGHSGASLFASLHAVDLALKWFPRIIGLRGGEVVFDLPTARVTDSMLHELYATEGELLPLQTRDAPVRTAADADAQPAPVRLDHCRGR, from the coding sequence ATGGGATTCGAGCTGGAGGGCGTCGGCCTGACCCACGGCAACGGCTTTCGTGCGCTGCAGCGGATCTCGCTGCGCGCCGCCCGCGGTGAGCGGGTCGCGGTGATTGGCCCCTCGGGCGCCGGCAAGACCAGCCTGATCCGGCTCCTCGGCACCGCGCTGCGCCCCTCCGAAGGGCGGCTCGAGGTCCTCGGCGCCAACCCCTGGCGGCTGTCGGCCGGCGCGCTGCGGCGCCTGCGCGCGCGCATCGGCACGATCCACCAGAGCCCGCCGATCCCGCCGCGGCTGCGCGTGGTCACCGCGATCCACGCCGGCCGGCTCGGCCGCTGGCCGGCATGGAAGAGTTTGCTGTCGCTGCTCTATCCGGTCGATATCGCCGGCGCGCAGGCGGCGCTGGCGCGCTTCGACCTCGCCGACCGCCTGTTCGAGCGCTGCGACCGGCTCTCCGGCGGCCAGCTCCAGCGCGTCGGCATTGCCCGCGTGCTCTATCAGCAGCCCGACCTGATCCTCGCCGACGAGCCGGTTTCCGCGCTCGACCCCGCGCTTGCCGACGCCGCGCTCGGCGAGCTGGTCGCTGCATCCGGGCACAGCGGCGCCAGCCTGTTCGCCTCGCTGCACGCGGTCGACCTGGCGCTGAAGTGGTTTCCGCGCATCATCGGCCTGCGCGGCGGCGAAGTGGTGTTCGACCTGCCGACCGCCCGCGTCACCGACTCGATGCTGCACGAACTCTACGCCACCGAGGGTGAGCTGCTGCCGCTACAAACCAGGGATGCCCCGGTCCGCACCGCCGCCGATGCCGATGCACAGCCGGCGCCTGTGCGCCTGGACCACTGCCGCGGGCGTTGA
- a CDS encoding putative selenate ABC transporter substrate-binding protein, translated as MIPIPRLISRCALALSLVLGVATAHAQVLRVSAIPDEAPTELQRKFKPLGDYLEKETGLEVVFTPVSDYAAVVEGLAAKKIDLAWLGGFTYVQARLRTHGEALPIVQRAEDEVFTSKFIVPADSPVKSLAELKGKTFAFGSPSSTSGHLMPRFFLLEDGIDPDKDFARIAFSGAHDATVAFVASGRAEAGVLNASVMDKLIEKGDANAGRVKVIATTPPYYDYNWTVRPGLDPALREKIANAFLKLDPADPAHKELMALQRASKFVPTTSANYDGIERAARSAGLIK; from the coding sequence ATGATTCCGATCCCCCGCCTGATTTCCCGCTGCGCGCTCGCGCTTTCGCTGGTGCTCGGCGTCGCCACCGCCCATGCCCAGGTCTTGCGCGTGTCGGCGATCCCCGACGAAGCGCCGACCGAGCTGCAGCGCAAGTTCAAGCCGCTCGGCGACTATCTGGAGAAGGAGACCGGTCTCGAAGTGGTGTTCACCCCAGTCAGCGACTACGCGGCCGTCGTCGAGGGCCTGGCGGCGAAGAAGATCGATCTCGCCTGGCTCGGCGGTTTCACCTACGTCCAGGCCAGGCTGCGCACCCACGGCGAGGCGCTGCCGATCGTCCAGCGTGCCGAAGACGAAGTGTTCACCAGCAAGTTCATCGTCCCCGCCGACAGTCCGGTGAAGTCGCTCGCCGAGCTGAAAGGCAAGACCTTCGCTTTCGGCTCGCCCTCGTCGACCTCCGGGCATCTGATGCCGCGCTTCTTCCTCCTCGAAGACGGTATCGACCCCGACAAGGATTTTGCCCGCATCGCCTTCTCCGGTGCGCACGACGCGACCGTCGCCTTCGTCGCCTCCGGCCGCGCCGAAGCCGGCGTGCTCAACGCCTCGGTGATGGACAAGCTGATCGAGAAGGGCGACGCCAACGCCGGCCGCGTCAAGGTAATCGCCACCACGCCACCGTATTACGACTACAACTGGACGGTGCGCCCCGGCCTCGATCCGGCGCTGCGCGAGAAGATCGCCAACGCCTTCCTCAAACTCGATCCGGCCGATCCGGCGCACAAGGAGCTGATGGCGCTGCAGCGCGCCTCGAAGTTCGTGCCCACCACCAGCGCCAACTACGATGGCATCGAGCGCGCGGCGCGCAGCGCCGGGCTGATCAAGTAG
- the rfbB gene encoding dTDP-glucose 4,6-dehydratase: MILVTGGAGFIGANFVLDWLAGGGEPVLNLDALTYAGNLETLASVDGDPAHRFVHGDICDRALLERLLAAHRPRAIVHFAAESHVDRSIHGPGAFVRTNVEGTFTLLEAARAYWSALPQGEREAFRFLHVSTDEVYGSLGPDDPAFTETKTYEPNSPYSASKAASDHLVRAWHHTYGLPVLTTNCSNNYGPFQFPEKLIPLMIVNALAGKPLPVYGDGLNVRDWLYVGDHCSAIRTVLARGRVGETYNIGGWNEITNLDIVHSLCALLDELRPDAAGSHARLITHVTDRPGHDRRYAIDARKIEHELGWKPAQTFATGIRKTVQWYLDNPRWVANVQSGAYRDWVARNYAAREAGR; this comes from the coding sequence GTGATCCTCGTGACCGGCGGCGCCGGCTTCATCGGTGCAAATTTCGTTCTCGACTGGCTTGCTGGCGGCGGCGAGCCGGTGCTCAACCTCGACGCCCTGACCTATGCCGGCAACCTCGAGACCCTGGCGAGCGTGGACGGCGATCCGGCGCACCGCTTCGTCCACGGCGACATCTGCGACCGCGCGCTGCTCGAGCGCCTGCTCGCCGCGCATCGTCCGCGCGCGATCGTGCATTTCGCCGCCGAAAGTCACGTCGACCGCTCGATCCACGGCCCGGGCGCTTTCGTCCGCACCAACGTCGAAGGCACGTTCACCTTGCTCGAAGCCGCCCGCGCCTACTGGTCGGCGTTGCCCCAAGGCGAGCGCGAAGCCTTCCGTTTCCTGCATGTCAGCACCGACGAGGTGTACGGCTCGCTCGGCCCCGACGACCCGGCGTTCACCGAAACCAAAACCTACGAGCCCAACAGCCCGTATTCGGCAAGCAAGGCCGCGAGCGACCACCTCGTGCGCGCCTGGCACCACACCTACGGTCTGCCGGTGCTGACCACCAACTGCTCGAACAACTACGGCCCTTTCCAGTTTCCGGAAAAGCTGATCCCGCTGATGATCGTCAATGCTCTCGCCGGCAAGCCGCTGCCGGTCTACGGCGACGGCCTCAACGTGCGCGACTGGCTGTACGTCGGCGACCACTGCAGTGCGATCCGCACCGTGCTTGCGCGCGGCCGGGTGGGTGAGACCTACAACATCGGCGGCTGGAACGAGATCACCAACCTCGACATCGTCCACAGCCTGTGCGCGCTGCTCGACGAGCTGCGCCCGGATGCCGCCGGCAGCCATGCGCGCCTGATCACCCATGTCACCGACCGCCCCGGACACGACCGCCGCTACGCCATTGATGCGCGCAAGATCGAACACGAGCTGGGCTGGAAACCGGCGCAGACTTTCGCCACCGGCATCCGCAAGACCGTGCAGTGGTATCTGGACAACCCGCGCTGGGTGGCCAACGTGCAAAGCGGCGCCTACCGCGACTGGGTGGCGCGCAACTACGCGGCGCGCGAGGCCGGACGATGA
- a CDS encoding helix-turn-helix domain-containing protein, producing the protein MKLPIHTPAALGQIVRAARKAQQIRQDDAAGSIGVSENFLGKVERGSDAVQWGKLFQVLEGLGIQVMVDVPDSVAQYLKSSTEPRDPS; encoded by the coding sequence ATGAAGCTACCCATCCACACCCCCGCAGCCCTCGGCCAGATCGTCCGCGCCGCCCGTAAAGCCCAGCAGATTCGCCAGGATGATGCGGCCGGCAGCATTGGTGTCAGCGAGAATTTCCTGGGCAAGGTCGAGCGCGGCAGCGATGCCGTGCAATGGGGCAAGCTCTTCCAGGTGCTCGAAGGTTTGGGCATTCAAGTCATGGTCGATGTACCAGACAGCGTCGCCCAGTACCTCAAGTCATCAACCGAACCGCGAGACCCGTCATGA
- a CDS encoding helix-turn-helix domain-containing protein, with translation MKTEAIVESSGNVFADLGFSREEATLLAMRAELMAHLRETIARNGWTQAQAAQHLGVGQSRVSDLVRGKYDKFSLDMLVTLATRAGGRVELAVC, from the coding sequence ATGAAGACCGAAGCAATCGTTGAGTCCTCGGGCAATGTGTTTGCGGATCTGGGCTTTTCGCGGGAAGAGGCTACGCTGCTGGCAATGCGCGCGGAGTTGATGGCGCACCTGCGCGAAACCATCGCCCGCAATGGCTGGACACAGGCGCAGGCGGCGCAGCATCTGGGCGTGGGCCAGTCCAGGGTATCGGACCTGGTGCGCGGCAAGTACGACAAGTTCAGCCTCGACATGCTGGTGACGCTTGCGACCCGCGCCGGGGGACGTGTGGAGCTGGCGGTGTGCTGA
- a CDS encoding HipA domain-containing protein has product MNGRSLHALINQTEVGTLQEVNGLWSFKYSEVWLDDGQHFVLSPHLPLTAEAQLDGATRRPVQWYFDNLLPEEGQRRLLANDAHLDAADAFGLLAWYGAESAGSITLLPPEAGAPSAAALCPLPDSALEERIRQLPRTPLTHAAIKRMSLAGAQHKLAVVLRDDALFEPAGSTPSTHILKPDHPDDDYPHSVINEWFVMRLAKRLGLDVPEVHRRYVPSPVYLINRFDRVHGETGWQRRHVIDACQLLGLDRSFKYSQGSMENLAVLAKRCRSPAVARTRLFGWLVFNVLVGNSDAHLKNLSFLVTHEGIQLSPFYDLLSVACYDTPAFNKKAWPDQTQLAWPILDVAHFSDISRDLMLKAGAALNLAKGTAERVLESLRKRIITEAQALYADIEAENARLAVAQPELGITLAGETRCLRAIQHIVIKDMAQRLG; this is encoded by the coding sequence ATGAACGGCCGATCGCTACATGCGCTGATCAATCAGACAGAGGTCGGCACGCTACAGGAAGTCAACGGCCTCTGGAGCTTCAAGTATTCGGAAGTATGGCTCGACGACGGACAGCACTTTGTCTTGAGCCCCCATCTGCCGCTGACCGCCGAAGCCCAGCTGGATGGCGCCACGCGGCGCCCCGTCCAGTGGTATTTCGACAATCTCTTGCCGGAAGAAGGACAGCGCCGCCTGCTCGCCAACGATGCCCACCTGGATGCGGCAGACGCCTTTGGCCTGCTCGCCTGGTACGGTGCAGAGTCAGCGGGCTCGATCACCTTGCTCCCGCCGGAAGCCGGGGCGCCGAGCGCTGCAGCCCTCTGCCCCCTGCCTGACAGCGCTCTGGAAGAACGCATCCGCCAACTTCCCAGAACGCCGCTCACCCACGCCGCAATCAAACGCATGTCGCTCGCCGGCGCACAGCACAAGCTCGCCGTCGTACTTCGGGACGATGCCTTGTTTGAACCTGCCGGCAGCACTCCCTCCACCCATATCCTGAAGCCCGACCACCCTGACGACGACTACCCGCATTCCGTGATCAACGAATGGTTCGTCATGCGACTGGCAAAACGTCTGGGCCTGGATGTCCCCGAGGTTCATCGTCGCTACGTCCCCTCGCCGGTGTATTTGATCAACCGCTTTGACCGAGTCCATGGCGAAACCGGCTGGCAACGCCGGCACGTCATCGATGCCTGCCAACTACTTGGCCTGGACCGCAGCTTCAAGTACAGCCAGGGCAGCATGGAAAATCTCGCCGTCCTCGCCAAGCGCTGCCGTAGCCCGGCGGTCGCCCGCACCCGCCTCTTCGGCTGGCTGGTGTTCAACGTCCTGGTCGGCAACAGTGACGCCCACCTGAAAAACCTGAGCTTTCTGGTTACGCATGAAGGCATACAACTCTCGCCGTTCTACGACCTCCTGAGCGTCGCCTGCTATGACACGCCCGCCTTCAACAAGAAAGCCTGGCCGGACCAGACCCAACTCGCCTGGCCGATTCTCGACGTTGCGCACTTTTCGGACATCAGTCGGGATCTGATGCTGAAGGCCGGGGCCGCACTGAATCTGGCCAAAGGCACGGCCGAGCGGGTACTGGAAAGCCTGCGCAAGCGCATCATCACGGAAGCGCAAGCGCTCTACGCCGACATTGAAGCAGAGAACGCCCGCCTGGCCGTGGCGCAGCCTGAGCTCGGGATCACCCTGGCGGGCGAGACGCGCTGCCTGCGGGCGATACAACACATCGTCATCAAGGACATGGCGCAACGACTCGGCTGA
- a CDS encoding lipocalin-like domain-containing protein, giving the protein MLSGALRGRFQAALRAALQIVLWLVAAGTVHAEAAPEAAYPPVVRGQALSFPRDFGAHPDYRTEWWYITGWLRDAAGSERGFQLTFFRVRTRIGEDNPSRFAPRQLILAHAAIADPASGRLRHAERAARVYSGLVEAREGHTGVQLDDWFLHAVGTGLYRSRISAEDFAFELEFATAQPPVENGEHGFSQKAPDPRNASYYYSRPQLAVRGSLRLDGAAFAVSGHAWLDHEWSSEILPASARGWDWIGINLHDGGSLMAFQMRDHAGGALWHAGTWTGAGGERRTFAPGALRFTPLRHWRSPRTGTEYPVEWALELDDGRRLLLRPLMDDQELDSRASTGAIYWEGAVRLYQAEAQGREVEIGEGYLEMTGYAERLGM; this is encoded by the coding sequence ATGCTGTCCGGAGCGCTGCGGGGGCGGTTCCAGGCCGCGCTCCGGGCCGCGCTCCAGATCGTGCTGTGGCTGGTGGCAGCCGGTACGGTGCATGCCGAAGCGGCGCCCGAGGCGGCCTATCCGCCTGTCGTCCGCGGCCAGGCGCTGTCCTTTCCCCGCGACTTCGGCGCCCACCCCGACTACCGCACCGAATGGTGGTACATCACCGGCTGGCTGCGCGATGCCGCCGGGTCCGAGCGCGGCTTTCAGCTCACGTTCTTCCGCGTGCGCACCCGCATCGGCGAGGACAACCCCAGCCGCTTCGCTCCGCGCCAGCTGATCCTCGCCCACGCCGCCATCGCCGACCCGGCGAGCGGCCGCCTGCGCCATGCCGAACGGGCGGCGCGCGTCTATTCCGGGCTGGTCGAAGCGCGGGAAGGGCACACTGGGGTGCAGCTCGACGATTGGTTCTTGCACGCTGTCGGCACAGGGCTCTATCGCAGCCGGATCAGCGCCGAGGACTTCGCTTTCGAGCTCGAGTTCGCCACCGCGCAGCCTCCGGTGGAAAACGGCGAGCACGGCTTCAGCCAGAAGGCGCCCGATCCGCGCAACGCCAGCTACTACTACAGCCGGCCGCAGCTCGCAGTCCGCGGCAGCCTGCGCCTGGACGGGGCCGCGTTCGCGGTGAGCGGCCATGCCTGGCTCGATCACGAATGGTCGAGCGAGATCCTGCCCGCCAGCGCGCGCGGCTGGGACTGGATCGGGATCAACCTGCACGATGGTGGTTCGCTGATGGCGTTCCAGATGCGTGACCACGCCGGCGGCGCACTGTGGCATGCCGGCACCTGGACCGGCGCCGGGGGCGAGCGGCGCACGTTCGCTCCCGGCGCCCTGCGCTTCACGCCGCTGCGGCACTGGCGCTCGCCCCGCACCGGAACCGAGTATCCGGTCGAGTGGGCACTCGAACTGGACGATGGCCGCCGCCTGCTGCTGCGCCCGCTGATGGACGACCAGGAACTCGACAGCCGGGCGTCGACCGGGGCGATCTACTGGGAAGGCGCGGTGCGCCTGTACCAGGCCGAAGCGCAGGGCAGGGAGGTCGAAATCGGTGAAGGCTACCTGGAGATGACCGGCTACGCCGAGCGCCTGGGGATGTAG
- the phnE gene encoding phosphonate ABC transporter, permease protein PhnE: MNGSREPCAPPRGAADFCLSCVLTTALVVAAVAGSFAYLGIDFAALFSAGAAADMGRFAASFFPPDLEPEFLRKTAYGAVQTFAVALVGTLLAAAAGLLLALPAAGRHGTAARRLARFALNLLRSVPELVWATLMVLAAGLGPFAGALALALHTTGVLGRLFAEAIENAPPQPEQSLREAGSGGVPAFVYGTLPLVWAQAVAYGLYRLEMNIRMAAVLGFVGAGGLGQMLYFHLSIFQQAQAATVLIAMLALVLAVDTLSDRLRGWMGRS; encoded by the coding sequence ATGAACGGGAGCCGCGAGCCCTGCGCCCCGCCGCGCGGCGCAGCCGACTTCTGCCTGAGCTGCGTGCTCACCACCGCCCTGGTCGTGGCTGCGGTGGCGGGGAGCTTCGCCTATCTCGGGATCGACTTCGCCGCGCTCTTTTCGGCCGGCGCGGCGGCCGACATGGGGCGCTTCGCAGCCTCGTTCTTCCCCCCCGATCTGGAACCGGAGTTCCTGCGCAAGACCGCCTACGGCGCCGTCCAGACCTTCGCCGTGGCCTTGGTCGGCACGCTGCTCGCCGCCGCCGCCGGCCTGCTCCTCGCGCTGCCCGCGGCGGGGCGCCACGGCACCGCCGCCCGCCGGCTGGCGCGCTTCGCCCTCAATCTGCTGCGCAGCGTGCCCGAACTGGTGTGGGCGACGTTGATGGTGCTGGCCGCCGGGCTCGGCCCTTTCGCCGGAGCGCTGGCGCTGGCGCTGCACACCACCGGCGTGCTCGGCCGGCTGTTCGCCGAAGCGATCGAAAACGCGCCGCCGCAGCCCGAGCAAAGCCTCCGGGAAGCCGGCAGCGGCGGCGTGCCGGCCTTCGTCTACGGCACGCTGCCGCTGGTGTGGGCACAAGCCGTAGCCTACGGACTCTACCGCCTGGAGATGAACATCCGCATGGCTGCGGTGCTCGGCTTCGTCGGCGCCGGCGGCCTCGGCCAGATGCTGTATTTCCACCTGTCGATCTTCCAGCAGGCCCAGGCGGCGACGGTGCTGATCGCGATGCTGGCGCTGGTGCTCGCGGTCGATACGCTGAGCGACCGCCTGCGCGGGTGGATGGGGCGCAGCTGA
- a CDS encoding DUF433 domain-containing protein, which yields MNPDLDQRITFNPRQCGGQPCIRGMRIRVADILEMLAQGADQAEILADFPDLELADIMACLHFAAKRAAIARLAA from the coding sequence ATGAACCCCGACCTCGATCAGCGCATCACCTTCAATCCCCGCCAGTGCGGCGGCCAACCTTGCATCCGGGGAATGAGAATCCGCGTGGCCGACATCCTCGAGATGCTTGCACAGGGCGCCGATCAGGCTGAAATCCTGGCCGACTTCCCCGACCTGGAGCTGGCAGACATCATGGCCTGCCTGCATTTCGCCGCGAAACGCGCAGCCATCGCGAGACTGGCGGCATGA
- the rfbD gene encoding dTDP-4-dehydrorhamnose reductase, giving the protein MRILLLGKNGQVGWELQRALAPLGELIALDRRGAVEEGMRPGEGARLCGDLTDLDGLAATVDGLAPDVIVNAAAYTAVDKAEAEPALAYTINAAAVDVLARAAARNDALLVHYSTDYVFDGSGERPWQEESPTGPLSVYGRTKLEGEEAIRASGCRHLIFRTSWVHGARGGNFARTMLRLAVERERLTVIADQIGAPTGAELIADVSAHAIRATLRNSALCGTYHLAAGGETSWHGYASFVIEQARRLGAVLKVEEIAPIASADYPVAAARPLNSRLDTRHLREAFGLHLPDWRQGVERMLREILE; this is encoded by the coding sequence ATGAGGATCCTGCTACTGGGGAAGAACGGCCAGGTCGGCTGGGAACTGCAGCGCGCGCTGGCGCCGCTCGGTGAGCTGATCGCGCTCGATCGCCGCGGGGCCGTGGAGGAGGGGATGAGGCCGGGTGAGGGCGCTCGGCTGTGCGGCGATCTCACCGATCTCGACGGGCTCGCCGCCACCGTGGACGGGCTCGCGCCCGACGTCATCGTCAACGCTGCGGCCTACACCGCGGTCGACAAGGCCGAAGCCGAACCGGCGCTGGCGTACACGATCAACGCCGCCGCGGTCGACGTACTCGCCCGGGCGGCAGCCCGCAACGATGCGCTGCTGGTGCATTACTCGACCGATTACGTGTTCGACGGCAGCGGCGAGCGCCCTTGGCAGGAAGAGTCTCCCACCGGCCCGCTGTCGGTCTATGGCCGGACCAAGCTCGAAGGCGAGGAGGCGATCCGCGCCAGCGGCTGCCGCCACCTGATCTTTCGCACTTCCTGGGTCCATGGCGCGCGCGGGGGCAACTTCGCCCGCACCATGCTGCGCCTGGCCGTCGAGCGCGAACGCCTGACCGTGATCGCCGACCAGATCGGCGCTCCCACCGGCGCCGAACTGATCGCCGACGTTAGCGCGCATGCGATCCGCGCCACGCTGCGCAACTCCGCGCTCTGCGGCACCTACCACCTCGCCGCCGGCGGCGAGACCAGCTGGCACGGCTACGCCAGCTTCGTCATCGAGCAGGCACGCCGCCTCGGCGCCGTGCTGAAAGTGGAAGAAATCGCACCGATCGCCAGTGCCGACTACCCGGTCGCCGCCGCCCGCCCGCTCAATTCGCGGCTCGACACCCGGCATCTGCGCGAGGCGTTCGGCCTGCACCTGCCGGACTGGCGGCAAGGGGTGGAAAGAATGCTGCGCGAAATTCTGGAGTGA
- a CDS encoding PhnE/PtxC family ABC transporter permease, whose translation MDAPPKTLPLPDRDPDARARLGWTLAALVLLWPLLVLAEFRPWVLFEPGNLQVMGRFLGGFLPPASSAEFLGYLLEATLETMAIATAGIALALLLAVPLSILSTRALAVAAIGPGPGRLGGRVLRAAGRAVLTFLRAVPEIVWALMFVRVLGLGPAAGVLALAITYGGMLGKVYTEILESTDTRPARAILEAGGGRFAALAYGLLPNAAQELTSYTVYRWECAVRASVIMGFVGAGGLGQLMDQSMKMLNGGEAATILLVFLVLVLFADALSAALRRALA comes from the coding sequence ATGGACGCACCGCCAAAAACGCTTCCGCTGCCCGACCGCGACCCCGACGCACGCGCGCGCCTGGGATGGACGCTCGCCGCCCTGGTACTGCTGTGGCCGCTGCTGGTGCTCGCCGAATTCCGCCCCTGGGTGCTGTTCGAGCCCGGCAATCTGCAGGTGATGGGCCGTTTTCTCGGCGGCTTCCTGCCGCCGGCAAGCTCGGCCGAATTCCTCGGCTACCTCCTCGAGGCAACGCTGGAAACGATGGCGATCGCCACCGCCGGCATCGCCCTTGCGCTGCTGCTGGCGGTGCCGCTGTCGATCCTGAGCACCCGCGCGCTGGCGGTGGCGGCGATCGGGCCGGGGCCGGGGCGCCTCGGCGGCCGTGTGCTGCGCGCCGCCGGACGGGCGGTGCTGACTTTCCTGCGCGCAGTTCCCGAGATCGTCTGGGCGCTGATGTTCGTGCGCGTGCTCGGGCTCGGGCCGGCCGCCGGCGTGCTGGCGCTGGCGATCACCTACGGCGGGATGCTCGGCAAGGTCTACACCGAGATCCTCGAATCGACCGACACGCGCCCGGCGCGGGCGATCCTCGAAGCCGGCGGCGGGCGCTTTGCCGCCCTCGCTTACGGGCTGCTGCCCAACGCCGCGCAGGAGCTGACTTCGTACACCGTGTATCGCTGGGAATGCGCGGTGCGCGCTTCGGTGATCATGGGCTTCGTCGGTGCCGGCGGACTCGGGCAGCTGATGGACCAGTCGATGAAGATGCTCAACGGCGGCGAAGCAGCGACGATCCTGCTCGTCTTCCTCGTCCTGGTGCTGTTCGCCGACGCGCTGAGCGCGGCCCTGCGCCGAGCGCTCGCATGA